In a single window of the Oscarella lobularis chromosome 2, ooOscLobu1.1, whole genome shotgun sequence genome:
- the LOC136183613 gene encoding uncharacterized protein — MTVSWMLTLILIGLDSSSAYIDESKVRALKNVARMEMRSEEDSSAFDANVASAVPEMKSTAKAPECQCSRSETESRSYLNRPRIHFSGNFRADVSTINNIARNWDINTTTLTDQLVMDGNHARFNPRGTGNFLFRNVKVTKVCPDNDDCHSNSTEDHLIGESVDTGISQVSAKMVDLDVDNQLNSMLFGLQIGIRAYKGEPQIIGSFKPAPFWGIYNDRQISGSRSMTVSYQSKLEDLTWGSFDDDDSDGFKSPVLKALKEHSEESLSIKFDLHHCITDIDNEEFTFGTINGTIGPTAKDQPENFVNGRLLRVTEGCILRKEGALPDAPTNLAPFVIHDNKLILDLGNAFARVKNDSMYRIDDIRLGDRVCLRTKEKKRQIGDAINLNVPWLADNILEFEIREDEKDDTFQLYRCPKEQLKKEDSDPTCTDVIMEETSVLVRPTTRFVRHMNPSETYSYTFFAYEKGKPKCGYNIPLKIQTNLFPDDLNVDLQLPNVNETERLKGLHFKVEGQDPSHDYDIFTNCSGMASVELVANSAGSGKVRRFGIDGQLFTVTYLQNEMQKELLEVGSTLTIHVFEKFASNNDTPSWWGTDGHPGVYHILKRYDILYPVMRPIVALADYYSVVKNKDRLLRVFSVDEEDPSYMPATRDLSAEKLDFIKSWLGSCEDCMPLLSSQRSFTTEEVCKGFQTALQLELISVPMYLYAYFSIKPGANKYIAKALLSVATEEMYHMSLVANILNAIEECSGPDIQNDNVIPVYPTPLPGGLRPELTLRLSRLSLGLIRDVFMEFEAPEHILFDDNELDDPHSFHHNTIGAFYERLKKNMTDLAKKGNLTFNESDSWQVKIAPKGNEAIVVTDLESAKKAIDTIVRQGEGTKDSPTEATRNSSAELSHYYKLAQIVAGHEMIKDNDSWTFTGPAINFDPNGVWPLPDNPRTMQYKENTRVRLLAEGFSRSYLDLLSQLQRAFNGEPKDIAKSFSTMVAFTNKAQNLAKERISQEGDELLHAGPPFDNPLDLFPPGKGGSLY, encoded by the exons ATGACAGTCAGTTGGATGCTAACGCTCAT ACTCATTGGGCTCGATTCCAGCTCTGCCTACATAGACGAAAGCAAAGTTCGAGCACTGAAGAATG TGGCACGAATGGAGATGCGAAGTGAAGAAGATTCGTCTGCTTTTGATGCAAACGTAGCTTCCGCCGTACCAGAAATGAAATCCACTGCTAAGGCTCCGGAG TGTCAATGTTCGCGGTCGGAGACGGAAAGTCGTAGCTACCTGAACAGGCCGAGAATTCATTTTTCGGGAAATTTTCGTGCCGATGTTTCCACAATCAACAACATCGCCAGGAATTGGGACATAAATACGACTACATTGACCGACCAATTAGTTATGGACGGAAATCATGCGAGATTCAACCCACGAGGCACGggcaattttctttttcgcaaCGTCAAAGTGACTAAAGTGTGTCCCGATAATGACGACTGCCATTCCAACAGCACAGAGGACCACCTGATCGGCGAGTCAGTCGACACCGGGATTTCACAAGTTTCTGCTAAAATGGTTGACCTGGATGTCGATAATCAATTGAATTCGATGCTGTTTGGACTGCAAATTGGCATTCGCGCCTACAAAGGTGAACCACAGATTATAGGCTCGTTCAAACCAGCGCCATTTTGGGGCATCTACAACGATCGCCAAATTTCAGGTAGCCGCTCAATGACAGTGTCGTATCAGTCCAAGTTAGAAGATCTTACCTGGGGCTCctttgatgacgacgactcaGATGGTTTTAAATCACCTGTTTTGAAGGCTCTCAAAGAGCATTCAGAAGAAAGTCTTTCTATCAAGTTTGACCTTCATCACTGTATTACGGACATCGACAATGAAGAGTTCACTTTTGGAACAATCAACGGCACAATTGGTCCGACCGCAAAAGATCAACCAGAAAACTTTGTTAACGGTCGTCTTTTACGCGTCACAGAAGGCTGCATTTTGCGTAAGGAAGGCGCACTTCCCGACGCTCCTACAAATTTGGCTCCATTTGTTATCCACGACAATAAACTAATACTCGATCTCGGCAACGCTTTCGCTCGAGTAAAAAACGACAGCATGTATCGAATAGACGATATTCGTCTAGGCGATAGAGTGTGCCTTagaacaaaagaaaagaaaagacaaattGGCGATGCAATTAACCTGAACGTTCCTTGGTTAGCGGATAATATACTGGAATTTGAAATaagagaagacgagaaagacgataCTTTTCAATTATACAGATGCCCAAAGGAAcagctaaagaaagaagactCGGACCCCACTTGCACCGATGTCATTATGGAGGAGACAAGCGTGTTGGTCCGTCCAACAACGCGTTTCGTGAGGCACATGAATCCGAGCGAAACTTACTCTTACACCTTTTTTGCGTACGAGAAAGGAAAGCCCAAGTGCGGCTATAACATCCCCTTAAAAATACAGACTAATCTGTTTCCAGATGATCTTAACGTTGACCTGCAGCTACCGAACGTGAATGAGACGGAAAGACTGAAAGGACTTCATTTCAAAGTAGAAGGCCAAGATCCAAGCCATGATTACGACATTTTTACTAATTGCAGCGGCATGGCATCAGTTGAACTTGTAGCAAATTCCGCGGGATCGGGCAAAGTGCGCCGATTCGGAATCGACGGCCAATTGTTCACAGTCACGTACCTGCAAAACGAAATGCAGAAAGAACTCCTTGAAGTCGGTTCAACTCTAACCATTCAcgtatttgaaaaatttgctaGTAACAATGACACGCCGTCGTGGTGGGGCACAGACGGGCATCCGGGTGTGTATCATATATTGAAACGATACGATATTTTGTATCCTGTTATGCGTCCAATTGTCGCGCTGGCCGACTACTATAGCGTTGTTAAAAACAAAGACCGTTTGCTGCGAGTTTttagcgtcgacgaagaggatccAAGTTACATGCCGGCAACAAGAGACTTATCAGCCGAAAAATTGGATTTTATCAAAAGTTGGCTAGGGTCCTGCGAAGATTGTATGCCTCTGTTGTCCTCGCAACGTTCTTTTACAACAGAAGAAGTTTGCAAAGGATTTCAGACAGCTTTGCAGTTGGAACTTATCAGCGTACCAATGTATCTCTACGCCTACTTCTCTATCAAGCCAGGAGCGAACAAGTATATCGCAAAAGCTCTGCTCTCCGTCGCCACGGAGGAAATGTACCACATGAGTCTTGTGGCAAACATACTGAACGCCATCGAAGAATGTAGCGGGCCTGATATTCAAAACGATAACGTCATTCCCGTTTATCCGACGCCTTTGCCCGGCGGACTTCGTCCAGAATTGACACTGCGATTAAGTCGGCTTTCTCTCGGACTGATCAGAGACGTTTTCATGGAGTTCGAAGCTCCGGAGCATATCCTTTTTGACGACAACGAACTTGATGATCCTCACAGTTTTCATCACAATACAATTGGAGCTTTTTATGAGAGGCTGAAAAAGAACATGACTGATCTTGCGAAAAAAGGTAATCTCACGTTCAATGAAAGCGATTCGTGGCAAGTGAAAATAGCGCCGAAGGGAAATGAAGCTATAGTCGTTACGGATCTCGAATCGGCCAAAAAAGCCATTGACACAATTGTTCGTCAAGGCGAAGGAACGAAGGATTCGCCCACAGAAGCGACTCGGAATAGCAGTGCAGAGCTCTCCCACTACTACAAATTAGCTCAAATCGTAGCCGGTCACGAGATGATAAAGGACAATGACAGCTGGACTTTCACCGGGCCAGCAATCAACTTCGACCCAAATGGCGTTTGGCCTCTGCCGGACAATCCTCGTACTATGCAATACAAAGAAAATACTCGTGTTCGCCTATTGGCCGAAGGATTTAGCAGAAGCTACTTGGACCTGCTCTCGCAACTGCAACGAGCCTTCAACGGCGAACCCAAGGACATCGCGAAATCGTTCAGTACTATGGTGGCGTTTACGAATAAAGCTCAAAATCTTGCCAAAGAAAGGATAAGCCAAGAAGGCGACGAATTGCTTCACGCGGGTCCTCCGTTCGATAACCCGCTGGATCTCTTCCCACCTGGCAAAGGAGGCAGTTTGTACTAG
- the LOC136183617 gene encoding kelch-like protein 20, translating into MERSRSREPAPSSQTFEVSPSRHSIKLLARVNALRAERRLCDVILRVGATDIPSHRAVLAASSPYFFAMFTSDMAEAGQSIVTMRDMDPTILERLIDFVYTGRLDVSVDNVQDLLAAAALLQLEAVQTLCSDFLKDQLDPSNCLGIRNFAEATGCAGLADAVDEFARNRFSDVAKSDEFLAHSCDRVAEMLSSDDLNVRGEEEIYEAVVRWIAHDKAERAPLLPTLLRHVRLPLLDADYLVRNVDSNELVRSNMECRDLLDEAKRYHLVESYRRSTDLPKSAQLRKSCVGVLYAVGGKESSDTISRGVECYRLRSNEWNRETEMIVRRQQLGVGFLMKRIYAVGGSDGTTRLSSVEAFDPVTSNWAFVAPMNTCRSGVGVGILGGNAMYAAGGYDGRNCLNTMERYDLDLNMWSYVAPMTTRRSFPGVTVLDDKLYVVGGNDGSAFLSVAECYHPHLDRWASMPALNKSRAGIGITVLGGRLFVGGGNDGTTRLESVECYDPRVGQWELVASMKSPRDGVCMAQLGQSIIALGGINGPSYLNSAEMYDPRMNRWEMIAPMESCRAAAGAAVIPSSY; encoded by the exons ATGGAACGCTCTCGTTCCCGCGAGCCGGCTCCGTCGTCCCAAACATTCGAAGTGAGCCCATCGCGTCACAGCATAAAACTTCTCGCGCGCGTGAACGCCCTGCGAGCCGAGCGCCGCCTCTGCGACGTGATCCTTCGCGTCGGCGCGACCGACATCCCGTCCCATCGCGCCGTCCTCGCCGCGAGCAGCCCCTACTTCTTCGCCATGTTCACGTCGGACATGGCCGAAGCCGGCCAATCGATCGTAACGATGCGCGACATGGATCCGACGATTCTCGAGCGTCTAATCGACTTCGTCTACACGGGCCGACTCGACGTCTCCGTCGACAACGTCCAAGAccttctcgccgccgccgccctaCTCCAACTCGAAGCCGTTCAGACGCTCTGCAGCGATTTTCTCAAAGACCAACTCGACCCGTCCAATTGTCTCGGCATACGAAATTTCGCCGAGGCGACCGGCTGCGCGGgtctcgccgacgccgtcgacgagttcgCGCGCAATCGCTTCTCGGACGTggcgaaaagcgacgaatttctcgcgCACTCGTgcgatcgcgtcgccgaaatgCTGAGCAGCGACGATTTGAACGTTCGCGGCGAGGAGGAGATCTACGAGGCGGTCGTCCGTTGGATTGCGCACGACAAGGCCGAACGGGCGCCCCTTTTGCCGACGCTTCTGCGTCACGTGCGACTGCCGCTGCTCGACGCCGACTATCTcgttcgaaacgtcgactcgaACGAACTCGTTCGATCGAATATGGAATGTCGGGATTTgctcgacgaggcgaagcGTTATCATCTCGTCGAG tcCTATCGACGATCGACCGATTTGCCCAAGAGCGCCCAGTTGCGGAAGTCGTGTGTCGGCGTTCTCTacgccgtcggcggcaaGGAGTCGTCCGATACGATCAGTCGCGGCGTGGAGTGCTATCGATTGAGGTCGAACGAGTGGAATCGAGAAACGGAAATGATCGTTCGACGTCAGCAACTCGGCGTCGGGTTTTTGATGAAGCGGATCTATGCCGTCGGCGGATCGGACGGGACGACGCGATTGAGCAGCGTCGAGGCTTTTGATccggtgacgtcgaattgggCATTTGTTGCGCCAATGAACACGTGCCGATCGGGAGTGGGAGTTGGGATATTGGGAGGCAATGCTATGTATGCTGCCG GCGGATACGATGGCAGAAATTGCTTGAACACTATGGAACGATATGATTTGGATTTAAATATGTGGAGTTATGTGGCGCCTATGACGACAAGGCGAAGTTTTCCTG GTGTCACTGTTCTGGATGACAAACTGTACGTCGTCGGTGGAAATGACGGATCTGCCTTTCTCAGCGTTGCGGAGTGCTATCATCCTCACTTGGATCGTTGGGCGTCGATGCCCGCACTCAACAAGTCAAGGGCTGGAATCGGGATTACAGTACTAG GCGGACGACTCTTTGTTGGCGGAGGTAACGATGGAACGACTCGACTCGAGTCCGTTGAATGCTACGATCCGCGCGTCGGCCAATGGGAGCTTGTGGCGTCGATGAAATCACCTCGCGACGGCGTTTGCATGGCCCAACTTGGACAGAGCATAATAGCCTTGGGCGGAATCAACGGTCCATCGTACTTGAACTCGGCCGAAATGTACGATCCTCGAATGAATCGATGGGAAATGATTGCTCCCATGGAATCATGTCGTGCGGCGGCTGGAGCTGCCGTCATTCCTTCCTCTTATTGA
- the LOC136200092 gene encoding tubulin-specific chaperone D-like, whose translation MDTAADGDVPLPLLNRFQEENEVNDLIGEMQSICDDELALEANAEKFVVIFDKYQEQPHLLDPFLEQLVGKLIGLARDPQSAPGLVHQSFKFLYIITKVRGHKSIVRLFPHEVVHLEPILRLAESQDPSDVLRWEIRYVSLVWLSILVMAPFDMKRFDSDSTETSVTNRIIALCKKYVQMSDKSQDAAALLFAKFVSRPDISSQYLGHALKWLCELLEGSSNESMVCRQGALSTMAMIFKHGQRKNLEDHGAFVLKILVGSGTLQANGILLRKLSVKLVQRIGAVFLKTRIASWRYQRGTRSLTQSLPADGHAVATSSSVVEVGNSEDEEYDVPEIVEEILEHIFLALKDKDTIVRWSAAKGIGRITGRLPRDLADDIISTVLTCFTLQETDGSWHGGCLALAELGRRGLLLPSRLKEVIPVVVRALGYDYRKGLFSIGAAVRDAACYVCWSFARAYDPQEFLPYVQQIAVALVITAVFDREINCRRAASAAFQENVGRQGVFPHGIEIITIADFFAVGNRSDTYLKLSVEIGRFPEYTHPLIDHLTAVKTCHWDSALRVLSSQALHKFTLLDPDYIVNQIYSQLLKRSLDIDVNAQHGGLLSLGEVTHALSLVAKTRQSSLEDVLGKEKLSKIRDVEPKFNEMNSLKGPNGEMLRFAVCSLIEKLSLAFVPFYGLSIIGVWQSVIDENIPYISYEDPWIQNAALEALKALAVAYYSTETNAEMHSQLIEKYLERLHSPLEFDRMGFALGLGKLPKTMFTSKFDCVLNGLVEASRFSGDRKIDSRYAEARRDAIRALGNLCETVGLRSPEPCLSRDQVETVFSTLLSSLEDYTRDERADVGAWVREAGIEALEKFSNLVARSEIAWISSDITSRIFCSLVQHMNEGIDKIRLLSGEMFVRLLHQDNPAIPHIKHQDKLKEIFPLSDAETLTWFTRPYCFERTVQLLSFPEYRFNSLLGFIASVGGLTKSLVQYSSSALLKYLNDNDESERGNILSTLVQIFQKFLKVERVSVPMFKLIDLLLANCRLENLAQRESELVLLDLCILCKTEIARTRNMKKIIDSISVFCGFLQFPGKTRSTSLERLLILLCHAYPRVRKEVADQLYVTLQTFDDIVPMDVLDEALGLLTETSWMSADGEFKSARNRLCDLFGVPRPKPIAKPKGDDSTDQPSSNVAAKKLGYQDLVDRVGY comes from the exons AGCCGACGGAGACGTTCCATTGCCTCTTCTGAACCGGTTTcaggaagaaaatgaagtcaATGATCTAATAGGAGAGATGCAGTCaatttgcgacgacgaactggCGTTGGAAGCAAATGCAGAGAAATTCGTTG TCATTTTTGACAAGTACCAAGAGCAGCCTCATCTATTGGATCCGTTTCTAG AGCAACTCGTTGGAAAGTTGATTGGTTTGGCCCGCGATCCTCAAAGTGCTCCAGGATTGGTTCACCAGTCGTTCAAATTTCTCTACATCATTACCAAA GTTCGAGGCCACAAATCTATTGTTCGGTTGTTTCCTCATGAAGTCGTTCATCTGGAGCCCATCCTACGTTTGGCCGAATCTCAAGATCCTTCTGACGTTTTG AGATGGGAAATACGATACGTGTCATTGGTTTGGCTCTCTATTTTGGTCATGGCCCCTTTCGACATGAAAAGATTCGACTCTGATTCTACGGAAACGTCCGTGACGAACCGGATTATTGCTCTTTGCAAA AAATACGTGCAGATGAGTGACAAGTCCCAAGATGCTGCAGCTCTTCTATTCGCCAA GTTTGTTTCCCGTCCGGATATTAGCTCGCAATATCTGGGCCACGCGCTCAAGTGGCTCTGTGAACTCTTAGAGG GAagttcaaatgaaagcatggTCTGTCGTCAAGGAGCTCTATCTACCATG GCTATGATCTTTAAACACggccaaagaaaaaacctTGAAGACCACG GAGCGTTTGTCTTGAAGATTCTTGTTGGAAGCGGGACTTTGCAAGCTAATGGTATTCTTCTCAGAAAGCTCTCAGTTAAACTCGTTCAG AGAATCGGCGCCGTGTTTCTGAAAACGAGAATAGCTTCGTGGAG ATATCAGAGAGGAACCAGATCTCTGACACAAAGTCTACCAGCTGATGGCCATGCCGTCGCG ACTTCTAGTTCTGTCGTCGAGGTTGGGAatagcgaagacgaagagtaCGATGTGCCTGAAATAGTGGAAGAAATTCTGG AGCACATCTTTCTTGCTCTGAAAGACAAGGACACTATTGTGAGATGGTCAGCGGCAAAAGG AATTGGGAGGATCACTGGACGTTTGCCAAGAGATCTTGCTGACGACATTATATCGACTGTTCTCACTTGCTTCAC TTTGCAAGAAACGGATGGATCTTGGCATGGAGGCTGCCTTGCACTTGCGGAATTGGGAAGACGGGGACTACTACTTCCTTCGAGACTCAAAGAAG TTATTCCGGTTGTTGTAAGAGCTTTGGGATACGACTACAGAAAAGGTCTATTTAGCATAG GCGCGGCCGTGAGGGATGCCGCTTGCTACGTCTGCTGGTCATTTGCACGGGCATACGACCCTCAAGAATTTCTACCTTATGTTCAGCAAATTGCAGT GGCATTGGTGATAACTGCCGTTTTTGATCGCGAAATAAACTGTCGACGAGCAGCATCG GCTGCTTTTCAAGAGAACGTCGGGCGTCAG GGCGTTTTTCCGCATGGGATAGAGATCATAACAATTGCTGACTTTTTTGCTGTTGGAAATAGATCGGACACCTATCTCAAGCTCAG TGTTGAAATTGGTCGTTTTCCTGAGTACACTCATCCTCTCATCGATCATTTGACAGCTGTTAAGACCTGTCACTGGGACAG tgcCCTTAGAGTGCTGTCATCTCAAGCTTTGCACAAGTTCACTCTACTAGATCCAGATTACATTGTTAATCAGA TCTATTCTCAATTGTTGAAGCGGTCTTTGGACATCGATGTGAATGCGCAGCATGGAGGTCTGCTGAGTTTAGGCGAAGTAACTCATGCTCTTTCATTGGTTGCTAAGACTAGGCAATC AAGTCTCGAAGACGTACTaggaaaggaaaaattaTCTAAAATACGTGATGTTGAGCCTAAG TTCAATGAGATGAATTCTCTAAA AGGTCCTAACGGAGAAATGTTACGATTTGCAG TCTGCTCCTTGATAGAAAAGCTTTCTCTCGCATTTGTTCCGTTTTACGGCCTATCTATAATCG GTGTCTGGCAATCTGTCATCGACGAAAACATCCCATACATCAGTTACGAAGATCCTTGGATTCAG AATGCAGCCTTGGAAGCTCTGAAAGCCTTAGCTGTTGCGTACTATTCTACTGAAACGAACGCGGAAATGCACT CGCAactaattgaaaaatatCTGGAGCGGCTACACAGTCCTTTAGAATTCGATCG CATGGGCTTTGCTCTTGGCCTGGGGAAGCTTCCTAAGACGATGTTCACTTCAAAATTTGATTGC GTATTGAACGGGCTTGTTGAGGCGTCGAGATTCAGTGGAGAcagaaaaattgattctcGATATGCTGAAGCTAGAAGAGACGCTATAAGAGCCCTTGGAAA CCTATGCGAAACTGTGGGCTTGCGGTCTCCTGAGCCTTGTCTTTCTCGAGATCAAGTTGAAACGGTTTTCTCTACGCTGCTCAGCTCTCTGGAAGACTACACGAGAGACGAGAGGGCGGACGTTGGCGCTTG GGTGAGAGAGGCAGGCATTGAAGCTTTGGAGAAATTTTCCAATCTTGTAGCTCGTTCTGAAATCGCCTGGATTTCATCGGACAT AACGTCGCGGATCTTCTGCTCTCTCGTTCAACACATGAATGAAGGAATAGACAAAATTCGTTTGCTATCTGGAGAAATGTTTGTGCGACTCTTACACCAAGATAA TCCCGCCATTCCACACATCAAGCATCAGGATAAATTGAAGGAAATATTTCCATT ATCTGATGCTGAAACCCTCACGTGGTTTACTCGGCCCTACTGTTTTGAGAGAACAGTCCAACTTCTATCGTTTCCAGAATATAGGTTTAATTCTTTGCTGGGATTTATAGCAAGCGTTGGGGGCCTCACAAAATCTTTG GTACAGTATAGTAGCTCTGCATTGTTGAAGTATTTGAATGACAACGATGAAAG cGAACGTGGGAACATTTTATCTACTTTAGTCCAAATATTTCAAAAGTTTCTCAAAGTGGAGAG AGTGAGCGTTCCCATGTTTAAGCTCATTGATCTTCTACTTGCAAATTGTCGCCTGGAGAACTTGGCTCAACGCGAAAG CGAATTGGTCTTACTCGACCTTTGCATTCTGTGTAAAACTGAAATCGCAAGAACTCGAAATATgaagaaaataattgataGCATAAGCGT GTTTTGTGGCTTTCTTCAGTTTCCCGGTAAAACTCGCTCGACGTCTCTCGAGCGTCTTCTCATTTTACTATGCCACGCGTATCCAAGG GTGCGAAAAGAGGTCGCTGATCAACTCTACGTCACTTTACAGACATTTGATGATATTGTGCCCATGGATGTTTTAGACGAAGCTCTGGGTTTGCTTACTGAAACTTCGTG GATGTCAGCCGATGGAGAGTTCAAGAGCGCAAGGAATCGACTCTGCGATTTGTTTGGCGTTCCTCGACCAAAGCCCATT GCAAAGCCAAAAGGAGATGATTCAACAGATCAACCATCGTCAAATGTCGCCGCAAAAAAGTTGGGCTATCAAG ATCTGGTAGATCGAGTTGGATATTAG